The window GGGTTGTCTTGCCCGCGCCGTTGGCGCCGAGCAGCCCCACCACCTCGCCGGGCTCGACCGTGAAGCTCACGTCCTCCAGCACCGGCTGGCCCTTGCGGTAGGCGCGCGTGACGCCGTCGAACACCACGATGCTCATGACTGCCCCTCCGTCGGGTCGTCGCCGGCGGGGTCGTCCTCCGCCGCCAGCAGTTCGCTGAAGAGTTCGAGCGCCCGCGCGGGCGCGATGCCGAGCTGCCGGGCCACCGTGGCCGTGGGCGCGAGGGCGTCGCGGAGCTGGTCCAGGCGGCGCGCCTCGGACTCCTCCGCCGCCTGGGCGCGCACCACCAGGGGGCGTCCCGGACGGCGCTCCACCACGCCCTCGCGCTCGAGGTAGCTGTAGGCCTTGCTCACGGTCATGGGATTCACGCCCAGCTCGGTGGAGAGCGAGCGGGTGGAGGGCAGCTCGTCGCCGGGCTGGAGCAGTCCGCTGGCCACGTGGAACTTCACCTGGTCCATCAGCTGCCGGTAGACCGGCACCCCGCTGCGCGGGTCCACCACGACGAGCAGGCCGCTCACCGCGGGGCCAC of the Candidatus Latescibacterota bacterium genome contains:
- a CDS encoding GntR family transcriptional regulator — protein: MDQVKFHVASGLLQPGDELPSTRSLSTELGVNPMTVSKAYSYLEREGVVERRPGRPLVVRAQAAEESEARRLDQLRDALAPTATVARQLGIAPARALELFSELLAAEDDPAGDDPTEGQS